Proteins from a single region of Fodinibius sp. Rm-B-1B1-1:
- a CDS encoding CDP-alcohol phosphatidyltransferase family protein — MLYKKDLILYNNYYLWAVRRIPNILSTIRIILAPIFLILYVQDEVVWRALSVGIFAVAVVTDFFDGYIARLYGVESDYGVFLDPLADKFLTFAGFICLPFIDAGQFPWWAIGVIVFRDILVTGMRMLADYRNITMDTRLTAKVKTLSQMFFLYLVLMVGVFIETDVWLSAYCIQLLESGLLGWAMIAIVIITVYSGLEYIYINKNIFSIHSDAKTKTDTR, encoded by the coding sequence TTGCTCTACAAAAAAGATTTAATTCTCTATAACAATTACTATCTTTGGGCCGTGCGTCGAATACCCAACATACTGAGCACCATCCGGATAATTTTAGCTCCTATCTTTTTGATCCTGTATGTTCAGGACGAAGTAGTGTGGCGTGCTCTTAGTGTAGGTATTTTTGCCGTTGCTGTAGTCACCGATTTTTTTGATGGATATATTGCGCGACTATATGGTGTAGAAAGCGATTACGGGGTTTTCTTAGACCCACTGGCTGATAAATTTTTAACTTTTGCAGGTTTTATCTGTTTGCCCTTTATTGATGCCGGACAATTTCCATGGTGGGCTATAGGGGTTATCGTCTTTAGGGATATTTTAGTTACAGGGATGCGTATGCTGGCTGACTACCGTAACATCACTATGGATACCCGACTTACAGCCAAAGTAAAAACCCTGAGCCAGATGTTCTTTTTGTATCTGGTATTAATGGTAGGTGTTTTTATCGAAACGGATGTCTGGCTTAGTGCCTACTGCATTCAGCTATTAGAGTCCGGGCTTTTAGGATGGGCCATGATCGCCATCGTTATTATCACCGTATACTCAGGATTAGAATACATTTATATAAATAAAAATATTTTTTCAATACACAGTGATGCCAAAACTAAAACCGATACTCGGTAG
- a CDS encoding phosphatidylglycerophosphatase A produces the protein MPKLKPILGSCFYAGFLPNAPGTWGSFFALFPIYFMGTYSPVIGMALLTVLFSFLTVWVSEACEEAWGGDPSPLVMDEFAGQAMAFVAISFTGELTYDLSLLLVGFIFFRFFDIQKPLGVNKLQSVPGGWGILLDDLLAGVYAFICMHGLLFILDII, from the coding sequence ATGCCAAAACTAAAACCGATACTCGGTAGTTGTTTCTATGCGGGATTTTTGCCCAATGCCCCCGGCACATGGGGTAGCTTCTTTGCGCTATTTCCTATTTACTTTATGGGGACGTATAGTCCTGTTATAGGAATGGCTTTACTAACTGTACTCTTTTCATTTTTGACCGTATGGGTATCAGAGGCATGCGAAGAAGCATGGGGCGGCGACCCTTCTCCCCTGGTGATGGATGAGTTTGCTGGCCAGGCTATGGCATTTGTTGCTATCTCATTTACAGGAGAACTGACATACGATTTATCGCTCCTGCTTGTTGGTTTTATCTTCTTTCGTTTTTTTGATATTCAAAAACCACTGGGGGTCAACAAGCTGCAAAGCGTACCAGGTGGCTGGGGCATTTTGTTAGATGATCTCCTGGCAGGCGTATATGCCTTTATCTGTATGCATGGATTACTTTTTATTTTAGATA